In Streptomyces thermolilacinus SPC6, a single genomic region encodes these proteins:
- a CDS encoding COX15/CtaA family protein, whose amino-acid sequence MLTPLAFIAQRWTPSPRTLRRAAFSAVVMTVVIIVTGGAVRLTGSGLGCDTWPKCTDDSLFATPEQGVHGAIEFGNRMLTYVLSAAVGWAIVAARSTKPWRRGLTRLGWLQFWIVASNAVLGGITVWMGLNPWTVAGHFIAANALLTVAVVTWVRAGEGDTPARPRVPGPVRKLGWALVALSAVLIVAGTAVTGSGKHAGDSSDVPRMPFDYTTVAQVHAAFAWIVCVGAVAMFFVLRVVDAPDDVRARARDLLLVLLLQGGIGYVQYFTGVPEILVGAHMLGSALLWVAVLRLVLSLRERPLPSAPVPAPSGDAALTAA is encoded by the coding sequence GTGTTGACCCCTCTCGCCTTCATTGCCCAGCGCTGGACGCCGTCGCCCCGCACGCTCCGGCGGGCCGCGTTCAGCGCGGTCGTCATGACCGTCGTCATCATCGTCACGGGCGGCGCGGTCCGGCTGACCGGCTCCGGCCTGGGCTGCGACACCTGGCCCAAGTGCACCGACGACAGTCTGTTCGCCACGCCCGAGCAGGGCGTCCACGGCGCCATCGAGTTCGGCAACCGGATGCTGACGTACGTCCTGTCGGCGGCCGTCGGCTGGGCGATCGTCGCCGCCCGCTCGACGAAGCCGTGGCGCCGCGGGCTGACCCGGCTGGGCTGGCTCCAGTTCTGGATCGTGGCGAGCAACGCCGTGCTGGGCGGCATCACCGTCTGGATGGGCCTGAACCCGTGGACGGTCGCCGGGCACTTCATCGCGGCGAACGCGCTGCTGACCGTCGCGGTCGTCACCTGGGTCCGCGCCGGTGAGGGCGACACCCCGGCGCGGCCCCGCGTCCCCGGCCCGGTGCGCAAGCTGGGCTGGGCGCTGGTCGCCCTGTCGGCGGTGCTGATCGTGGCGGGCACGGCGGTGACCGGCAGCGGCAAGCACGCGGGCGACAGCAGCGACGTGCCGCGCATGCCGTTCGACTACACGACGGTCGCGCAGGTGCACGCGGCGTTCGCGTGGATCGTCTGCGTCGGCGCCGTCGCGATGTTCTTCGTCCTGCGGGTGGTCGACGCCCCGGACGACGTGCGGGCGCGCGCCCGTGACCTGCTGCTGGTTCTGCTGCTCCAGGGCGGTATCGGCTATGTGCAGTACTTCACCGGTGTCCCGGAGATCCTGGTGGGCGCCCACATGCTCGGCTCGGCGCTGCTGTGGGTGGCGGTGCTGCGTCTGGTGCTGAGCCTGCGCGAGCGGCCGCTGCCGTCGGCGCCGGTGCCCGCCCCGTCGGGGGACGCGGCGCTCACGGCGGCCTGA
- a CDS encoding ABC transporter permease, with product MNSGTYTPRPGAAPVGRMIAAQAALETRMLLRNGEQLLLTVVIPSLLLVLFSTVDIVDTGGGAAVDFLAPGVLALAVMSTAFTGQAIATGFERRYGVLKRLGASPLPRWALMAAKTLAVLVTEVLQVLLLTAIALALGWSPQGSPLAVLLLLVAGTAAFSGLGLLMAGTLRAEATLAAANLVFLLLLVGGGVVVPLDRFPDAARAALEWLPISALSGGLRDVLQHGAGMPWGQLGVLAAWAVAGLGAAARFFRWE from the coding sequence ATGAACAGCGGTACGTACACCCCGAGGCCGGGGGCCGCGCCCGTCGGGCGGATGATCGCCGCGCAGGCCGCGCTGGAGACCCGGATGCTGCTGCGCAACGGCGAGCAGCTGCTGCTCACCGTCGTCATCCCGTCGCTGCTGCTGGTGCTGTTCTCCACCGTGGACATCGTGGACACGGGCGGCGGCGCGGCCGTGGACTTCCTCGCTCCGGGCGTGCTCGCCCTGGCCGTGATGTCCACCGCGTTCACCGGGCAGGCCATCGCCACGGGCTTCGAGCGGCGGTACGGGGTGCTCAAGCGCCTCGGCGCGTCACCGCTCCCCCGCTGGGCGCTCATGGCCGCCAAGACGCTGGCCGTGCTGGTCACCGAGGTCCTCCAGGTGCTGCTGCTGACCGCCATCGCCCTGGCGCTCGGCTGGTCGCCGCAGGGCAGCCCCCTCGCGGTGCTCCTGCTGCTGGTCGCCGGGACCGCCGCGTTCTCCGGGCTCGGGCTGCTGATGGCGGGCACGCTCAGGGCGGAGGCGACGCTGGCGGCGGCGAACCTGGTGTTCCTGCTGCTCCTGGTGGGCGGCGGGGTCGTCGTGCCTCTGGACCGGTTCCCTGACGCGGCGCGGGCGGCGCTGGAGTGGCTGCCGATCTCAGCGCTCTCCGGCGGCCTGCGGGACGTGCTCCAGCACGGCGCGGGCATGCCGTGGGGGCAGCTGGGCGTGCTGGCCGCGTGGGCGGTCGCGGGGCTGGGCGCGGCGGCGCGGTTCTTCCGCTGGGAGTAG
- a CDS encoding ABC transporter ATP-binding protein, which produces MRNESAVRVRGLVKRYGNKTAVDGLDLDVRAGTVTAVLGPNGAGKTTTVETCEGYRRPDAGTVRVLGLDPVADAARLRPRIGVMLQSGGVYSGARADEMLRHMAKLHAHPLDVDALIERLGLGSCGRTPYRRLSGGQQQRLALAMAVVGRPELVFLDEPTAGLDPQARRSTWDLVRELRADGVTVVLTTHFMDEAEQLADDVAIVDAGRVVAQDSPERLCRGGAENSLRFTGRPGLDLGSLLKALPDGTAAAETAPGSYRITGAIDPQLLATVTSWCAQNGVMPDGIAVERHTLEDVFLELTGKELRG; this is translated from the coding sequence ATGCGAAACGAGTCCGCCGTCCGGGTACGGGGCCTGGTCAAGCGGTACGGGAACAAGACCGCGGTGGACGGGCTCGACCTCGACGTCCGCGCCGGCACCGTCACCGCCGTCCTCGGCCCCAACGGGGCCGGCAAGACCACCACCGTCGAGACCTGCGAGGGGTACCGCAGGCCCGACGCGGGCACCGTCCGCGTCCTCGGCCTCGACCCGGTCGCCGACGCGGCGAGGCTCCGCCCCCGGATCGGCGTGATGCTCCAGTCGGGCGGGGTCTACTCGGGCGCCCGCGCCGACGAGATGCTGCGCCACATGGCGAAACTGCACGCCCACCCCCTGGACGTGGACGCCCTGATCGAGCGCCTGGGCCTGGGCTCCTGCGGCCGTACGCCCTACCGGCGGCTGTCCGGCGGGCAACAGCAGCGGCTCGCCCTCGCCATGGCGGTCGTCGGGCGGCCCGAGCTGGTCTTCCTGGACGAGCCGACCGCCGGCCTCGACCCGCAGGCCCGCCGCTCCACCTGGGACCTGGTGCGCGAGCTGCGCGCCGACGGGGTGACCGTTGTGCTGACCACCCACTTCATGGACGAGGCCGAACAGCTCGCCGACGACGTGGCGATCGTGGACGCCGGGCGCGTCGTCGCCCAGGACAGTCCCGAGCGGCTGTGCCGGGGCGGCGCCGAGAACTCGCTGCGCTTCACCGGCCGCCCCGGTCTCGACCTGGGCTCCCTCCTCAAGGCGCTGCCCGACGGCACGGCCGCCGCCGAGACCGCCCCCGGCTCGTACCGGATCACCGGCGCGATCGACCCGCAGCTCCTCGCCACGGTCACCAGCTGGTGCGCCCAGAACGGGGTGATGCCGGACGGCATCGCGGTGGAGCGCCACACGCTGGAGGACGTCTTCCTGGAGCTGACCGGCAAGGAGCTGCGCGGATGA
- a CDS encoding helix-turn-helix transcriptional regulator yields MKNVGETPTASGEELATGERSTRNRVARSILDHGPSTVAELAQRLGLTQAAVRRHLDALVGDGVVAPREQRVYGARTRGRPAKVFALTDCGRDAFDQSYDSLAVDALRWIEQNAGGEAAVAAFARDRIEAQAEAYREAVESAPPQRRAEALARALSADGYAATAREAPVGQVGQQLCQHHCPVAHVAERYPQLCEAETEIFSRLLGTHVQRLATIAHGDGVCTTFIPHSDPKHPKTPSSPSASTAGRNPA; encoded by the coding sequence GTGAAAAACGTCGGTGAGACTCCCACGGCCTCCGGGGAGGAGCTCGCGACCGGAGAGCGGTCCACCCGCAACCGGGTCGCGCGGTCCATCCTGGACCACGGCCCGTCCACCGTCGCGGAACTCGCCCAGCGGCTCGGCCTCACCCAGGCCGCCGTGCGCCGGCACCTCGACGCGCTCGTCGGGGACGGTGTGGTCGCGCCGCGCGAACAGCGCGTCTACGGCGCCCGCACCCGGGGCCGCCCCGCCAAGGTCTTCGCGCTGACCGACTGCGGCCGGGACGCCTTCGACCAGTCGTACGACAGCCTCGCGGTCGACGCACTGCGCTGGATCGAGCAGAACGCCGGGGGAGAGGCCGCCGTGGCCGCCTTCGCCCGCGACCGGATCGAGGCCCAGGCCGAGGCGTACCGCGAAGCCGTCGAGTCGGCGCCGCCGCAGCGGCGGGCCGAGGCGCTGGCCAGGGCGCTGAGCGCGGACGGGTACGCTGCGACCGCGCGCGAGGCGCCGGTCGGGCAGGTCGGGCAGCAGCTGTGCCAGCACCACTGCCCGGTCGCCCACGTCGCGGAGCGGTATCCGCAGCTCTGCGAGGCGGAGACGGAGATCTTCTCCCGACTGCTCGGGACGCACGTCCAGCGGCTGGCCACCATCGCCCACGGCGACGGGGTCTGCACGACGTTCATTCCGCACAGCGATCCGAAGCACCCCAAGACCCCTTCATCACCATCCGCAAGCACGGCCGGGAGGAACCCCGCATGA
- the sufB gene encoding Fe-S cluster assembly protein SufB produces MTTEISHPELEGLGRYEYGWADPDAAGAVAKRGLNEDVVRDISAKKNEPEWMLKLRLKGLRLFEKKPMPTWGSDLSGIDFDNIKYFVRSTEKQAESWEDLPEDIKNTYDKLGIPEAEKQRLVAGVAAQYESEVVYHQIREDLESQGVIFLDTDTALKEHPELFQEYFGTVIPVGDNKFASLNTAVWSGGSFIYVPKGVHVDIPLQAYFRINTENMGQFERTLIIVDEDAYVHYVEGCTAPIYSSDSLHSAVVEIIVKKGARCRYTTIQNWSNNVYNLVTKRAVAYEGATMEWVDGNIGSKVTMKYPAVYLMGEHAKGETLSIAFAGEGQHQDAGAKMVHMAPNTSSNIVSKSVARGGGRTSYRGLIEIGEGAPGSKSNVLCDALLVDTISRSDTYPYVDVREDDVSMGHEATVSKVSEDQLFYLMSRGLSEDEAMAMIVRGFVEPIAKELPMEYALELNRLIELQMEGSVG; encoded by the coding sequence ATGACCACCGAGATCAGCCACCCCGAGCTCGAGGGCCTGGGTCGGTACGAATATGGCTGGGCCGACCCGGACGCGGCCGGTGCCGTCGCCAAGCGCGGTCTCAACGAGGACGTCGTCCGCGACATCTCCGCGAAGAAGAACGAGCCCGAGTGGATGCTGAAGCTGCGGCTGAAGGGTCTGCGCCTGTTCGAGAAGAAGCCCATGCCGACCTGGGGCTCCGACCTCTCCGGCATCGACTTCGACAACATCAAGTACTTCGTCCGGTCCACCGAGAAGCAGGCCGAGTCCTGGGAGGACCTGCCGGAGGACATCAAGAACACGTACGACAAGCTCGGCATCCCCGAGGCGGAGAAGCAGCGCCTCGTCGCCGGTGTCGCGGCCCAGTACGAGTCCGAGGTCGTCTACCACCAGATCCGCGAGGACCTGGAGTCCCAGGGCGTGATCTTCCTGGACACGGACACCGCGCTCAAGGAGCACCCGGAGCTCTTCCAGGAGTACTTCGGCACGGTCATCCCCGTCGGCGACAACAAGTTCGCCTCGCTGAACACGGCCGTGTGGTCCGGCGGCTCCTTCATCTACGTGCCGAAGGGCGTGCACGTGGACATCCCGCTCCAGGCCTACTTCCGGATCAACACGGAGAACATGGGCCAGTTCGAGCGGACGCTGATCATCGTGGACGAGGACGCCTACGTCCACTACGTCGAGGGCTGCACCGCGCCGATCTACTCCTCCGACTCGCTGCACAGCGCCGTCGTGGAGATCATCGTCAAGAAGGGCGCGCGCTGCCGCTACACGACCATCCAGAACTGGTCGAACAACGTCTACAACCTGGTCACCAAGCGGGCCGTGGCCTACGAGGGCGCGACCATGGAGTGGGTCGACGGCAACATCGGCTCCAAGGTCACCATGAAGTACCCGGCCGTCTACCTGATGGGCGAGCACGCCAAGGGCGAGACCCTGTCCATCGCCTTCGCCGGTGAGGGCCAGCACCAGGACGCCGGGGCCAAGATGGTCCACATGGCGCCGAACACCTCCTCCAACATCGTCTCCAAGTCGGTGGCGCGAGGCGGTGGCCGCACCTCCTACCGCGGCCTCATCGAGATCGGCGAGGGCGCCCCGGGCTCCAAGTCCAACGTCCTGTGCGACGCGCTCCTGGTGGACACGATCTCCCGCTCCGACACGTACCCGTACGTCGACGTGCGCGAGGACGACGTCTCCATGGGCCACGAGGCCACGGTCTCCAAGGTCTCGGAGGACCAGCTCTTCTACCTGATGAGCCGCGGCCTCTCCGAGGACGAGGCCATGGCGATGATCGTGCGCGGCTTCGTCGAGCCGATCGCCAAGGAGCTGCCGATGGAGTACGCCCTGGAGCTCAACCGGCTGATCGAGCTCCAGATGGAGGGCTCGGTCGGCTGA
- the sufD gene encoding Fe-S cluster assembly protein SufD, with translation MAENIPVGSTTAGSIAVAAESTVATRMSAPPSFDVADFPVPHGREEEWRFTPLERLRGLHDGTADATGEGVRVDVTAPDAVTVEAVGRDDARLGKAGTPVDRVAAQAYSSFEKATVVTVPKEAVLTEPVRIAVHGQGGTSFGHLVVEVGAFAEAVVVIDHTGEAVLAANVDYVLGDGAKLTVVSVQDWDDRAVHVAQHNALVGRDASFKSVVVTFGGDLVRIHPRVAYAGTGGEAQLFGLYFTNAGQHQEHRLLVDHNAPHCTSNVVYKGALQGEQAHAVWIGDVLIQASAEGTDTYEMNRNLVLTDGARVDSVPNLEIETGEIAGAGHASATGRFDDEQLFYLMARGIPEVEARRLVVRGFFAELVQQIGLPDVEERLIEKIEAELEASV, from the coding sequence ATGGCTGAGAACATCCCGGTGGGCTCGACCACCGCCGGCTCCATCGCGGTGGCGGCCGAGTCGACCGTCGCCACGCGCATGAGCGCCCCCCCGTCCTTCGACGTCGCGGACTTCCCCGTCCCGCACGGCCGTGAGGAGGAGTGGCGGTTCACGCCGCTGGAGCGTCTGCGCGGACTGCACGACGGCACCGCCGACGCCACCGGTGAAGGGGTGCGCGTCGACGTGACCGCGCCCGACGCCGTCACCGTCGAGGCCGTCGGCCGCGACGACGCGCGGCTCGGCAAGGCGGGCACGCCGGTGGACCGGGTCGCCGCCCAGGCGTACTCCTCGTTCGAGAAGGCCACGGTCGTCACCGTGCCGAAGGAGGCCGTGCTCACCGAGCCCGTCCGCATCGCCGTGCACGGGCAGGGCGGCACCTCCTTCGGCCACCTCGTGGTCGAGGTCGGCGCGTTCGCCGAGGCCGTCGTGGTCATCGACCACACGGGTGAGGCCGTCCTCGCCGCCAACGTGGACTACGTCCTCGGCGACGGCGCCAAGCTGACGGTCGTCTCCGTCCAGGACTGGGACGACCGGGCCGTCCACGTGGCGCAGCACAACGCGCTCGTCGGCCGGGACGCCTCCTTCAAGTCCGTCGTCGTCACCTTCGGCGGGGACCTGGTCCGCATCCACCCGCGCGTCGCGTACGCCGGGACGGGCGGCGAGGCGCAGCTGTTCGGCCTGTACTTCACCAACGCGGGCCAGCACCAGGAGCACCGCCTCCTGGTCGATCACAACGCCCCGCACTGCACGTCGAACGTCGTCTACAAGGGCGCCCTCCAGGGCGAGCAGGCGCACGCCGTGTGGATCGGCGACGTGCTGATCCAGGCGTCCGCCGAGGGCACCGACACGTACGAGATGAACCGGAACCTCGTCCTCACGGACGGCGCCCGGGTCGACTCGGTGCCCAACCTGGAGATCGAGACCGGTGAGATCGCCGGTGCCGGCCACGCCTCGGCGACCGGCCGCTTCGACGACGAGCAGCTGTTCTACCTGATGGCCCGTGGCATCCCGGAGGTCGAGGCGCGCCGCCTCGTCGTCCGCGGCTTCTTCGCCGAGCTGGTCCAGCAGATCGGCCTGCCCGACGTCGAGGAGCGGCTCATCGAGAAGATCGAGGCGGAGCTGGAGGCGTCCGTCTGA
- a CDS encoding bifunctional 3-phenylpropionate/cinnamic acid dioxygenase ferredoxin subunit, whose amino-acid sequence MAFVRVCGLSELTEDTPKRVEIDGTPVSVVLTEGEVFAINDICSHANVSLSEGEVEDCAIECWLHGSSFDLRTGKPSGLPATRPVPVYPVKIEGDDVLVSVTQES is encoded by the coding sequence ATGGCCTTCGTCCGCGTCTGTGGCCTGAGCGAGCTGACGGAGGACACCCCCAAGCGGGTGGAGATCGACGGCACGCCGGTCTCCGTCGTCCTCACCGAGGGGGAGGTGTTCGCGATCAACGACATCTGCTCGCACGCGAACGTCTCCCTCTCCGAGGGCGAGGTCGAGGACTGCGCCATCGAGTGCTGGCTGCACGGCTCCAGCTTCGACCTCCGTACCGGCAAGCCGTCCGGCCTTCCCGCGACGCGCCCCGTCCCCGTATACCCCGTAAAGATCGAAGGGGACGATGTGCTCGTCTCCGTCACCCAGGAGTCCTGA
- the sufC gene encoding Fe-S cluster assembly ATPase SufC — MATLEIRDLHVTVEVENGTKEILKGVDLTVKQGETHAIMGPNGSGKSTLAYSLAGHPKYTITGGTVTLDGEDVLEMSVDERARAGLFLAMQYPVEVPGVSVSNFLRTSATAVRGEAPKLRTWVKEVREAMERLNMDPAFAERNVNEGFSGGEKKRHEILQLELLKPKIAILDETDSGLDVDALRIVSEGVNRVRETGEVGTLLITHYTRILRYIKPDHVHVFAGGRIVQSGGPELADKLEAEGYESYAKGGVSA, encoded by the coding sequence ATGGCAACGCTTGAAATCCGCGACCTGCACGTCACCGTCGAGGTCGAGAACGGCACGAAGGAAATCCTCAAGGGCGTCGACCTGACCGTGAAGCAGGGCGAGACCCACGCCATCATGGGCCCCAACGGCTCCGGCAAGTCCACCCTCGCCTACTCCCTCGCCGGTCACCCCAAGTACACGATCACCGGCGGCACCGTCACCCTCGACGGCGAGGACGTCCTGGAGATGTCCGTCGATGAGCGCGCCCGCGCCGGCCTCTTCCTCGCCATGCAGTACCCGGTCGAGGTCCCCGGCGTCTCCGTCTCCAACTTCCTGCGCACCTCCGCCACCGCCGTCCGCGGCGAGGCCCCGAAGCTGCGCACGTGGGTGAAGGAGGTCCGCGAGGCCATGGAGCGCCTCAACATGGACCCGGCCTTCGCCGAGCGGAACGTGAACGAGGGCTTCTCCGGCGGTGAGAAGAAGCGCCACGAGATCCTCCAGCTGGAGCTGCTCAAGCCGAAGATCGCGATCCTGGACGAGACCGACTCCGGCCTCGACGTGGACGCCCTGCGCATCGTCTCCGAGGGCGTCAACCGCGTCCGCGAGACCGGCGAGGTCGGCACGCTGCTGATCACGCACTACACGCGCATCCTGCGCTACATCAAGCCCGACCACGTCCATGTCTTCGCCGGCGGCAGGATCGTCCAGTCGGGCGGCCCCGAGCTGGCCGACAAGCTGGAGGCGGAGGGCTACGAGTCCTACGCGAAGGGTGGCGTATCCGCGTGA
- a CDS encoding cysteine desulfurase translates to MTQLPGLLDAEAIRKDFPILDRVLHDGKKLVYLDNAATSQTPRQVIDVLSEYYEQHNANVHRGVHVLAEEATELYEGARDKVAAFINAPSRNEVIFTKNASESLNLVANMLGWADEPYRVDSDTEIVITEMEHHSNIVPWQLLAQRTGAKLKWFGLTDDGRLDLSRIDEVITPKTKIVSFVLVSNILGTFNPVEAIVRRAQEVGALVLIDASQAAPHMALDVQALQADFVAFTGHKMCGPTGIGVLWGRQELLEDLPPFLGGGEMIETVSMSSSTYAPAPHKFEAGTPPIAQAVGLGAAVDYLSAIGMDKIAAHEHALTEYAIQRLQEVPDLRIIGPTTAEDRGAAISFTLGDIHPHDVGQVLDEQGIAVRVGHHCARPVCLRYGIPATTRASFYLYSTPAEVDALVDGLEHVRNFFG, encoded by the coding sequence GTGACACAGCTGCCGGGCCTCCTCGACGCTGAGGCGATCCGCAAGGACTTCCCGATCCTGGACCGTGTCCTCCACGACGGCAAGAAGCTCGTCTACCTGGACAACGCGGCGACGTCCCAGACGCCGCGCCAGGTGATCGACGTGCTCAGCGAGTACTACGAGCAGCACAACGCCAACGTCCACCGTGGTGTGCACGTCCTCGCCGAGGAGGCCACGGAGCTGTACGAGGGCGCCCGCGACAAGGTGGCCGCCTTCATCAACGCGCCCAGCCGCAACGAGGTGATCTTCACCAAGAACGCCTCGGAGTCGCTGAACCTGGTCGCGAACATGCTCGGCTGGGCCGACGAGCCCTACCGCGTGGACTCCGACACCGAGATCGTCATCACGGAGATGGAGCACCACTCCAACATCGTCCCGTGGCAGCTGCTGGCGCAGCGCACCGGTGCGAAGCTGAAGTGGTTCGGGCTCACCGACGACGGCCGGCTCGACCTCTCCAGGATCGACGAGGTCATCACACCGAAGACGAAGATCGTCTCCTTTGTGCTGGTCTCCAACATCCTCGGCACGTTCAACCCGGTCGAGGCCATCGTGCGCCGCGCCCAGGAGGTCGGCGCGCTCGTCCTCATCGACGCGTCGCAGGCCGCGCCGCACATGGCGCTGGACGTGCAGGCCCTCCAGGCCGACTTCGTGGCGTTCACCGGCCACAAGATGTGCGGCCCGACCGGCATCGGCGTGCTGTGGGGCCGCCAGGAGCTGCTGGAGGACCTCCCGCCGTTCCTCGGCGGCGGCGAGATGATCGAGACCGTCTCGATGAGTTCGTCCACGTACGCCCCCGCGCCCCACAAGTTCGAGGCGGGCACGCCGCCGATCGCCCAGGCCGTCGGGCTCGGCGCGGCGGTGGACTACCTGTCCGCGATCGGCATGGACAAGATCGCCGCTCATGAGCACGCGCTCACCGAGTACGCGATCCAGCGCCTGCAGGAGGTCCCCGACCTGCGGATCATCGGCCCCACCACGGCCGAGGACCGCGGCGCGGCGATCTCCTTCACGCTCGGCGACATCCACCCCCACGATGTCGGCCAGGTCCTCGACGAGCAGGGCATCGCGGTCCGCGTCGGCCACCACTGCGCGCGGCCCGTCTGCCTCCGGTACGGAATTCCCGCGACCACGCGAGCGTCGTTCTATCTGTACTCCACGCCCGCCGAGGTGGACGCCCTGGTGGACGGCCTGGAGCACGTCCGCAACTTCTTCGGATGA
- the sufU gene encoding Fe-S cluster assembly sulfur transfer protein SufU has translation MKLDSMYQDVILDHYKNPHGRGLRPGDAEVHHVNPTCGDEITLRVKYDGSRVVDVSYEGQGCSISQASASVLNELLVGKELQEAQRVQATFLELMQSKGRIEPDDAMEELLEDAVAFAGVSKYPARVKCALLSWMAWKDATAQALGEEPANADRKTA, from the coding sequence GTGAAGCTGGATTCGATGTACCAGGACGTCATCCTGGACCACTACAAGAACCCGCACGGGCGGGGCTTGCGGCCGGGCGACGCCGAGGTGCACCACGTCAACCCGACGTGCGGTGACGAGATCACGCTCCGCGTGAAGTACGACGGCTCCCGCGTCGTGGACGTGTCGTACGAGGGGCAGGGCTGCTCCATCAGCCAGGCCTCGGCCTCCGTGCTGAACGAGCTCCTGGTCGGCAAGGAGCTCCAGGAGGCGCAGCGGGTCCAGGCGACGTTCCTGGAGCTGATGCAGTCCAAGGGCCGGATCGAGCCGGACGACGCGATGGAGGAGCTGCTGGAGGACGCGGTCGCGTTCGCCGGCGTCTCCAAGTACCCGGCCCGGGTGAAGTGCGCGCTGCTGAGCTGGATGGCGTGGAAGGACGCGACCGCCCAGGCCCTGGGCGAAGAGCCCGCGAACGCGGATAGGAAGACGGCATGA
- a CDS encoding metal-sulfur cluster assembly factor → MSENETATVKPASEEEIREALYDVVDPELGIDVVNLGLIYGIHVDDSNVATLDMTLTSAACPLTDVIEDQAKAATDGIVNELKINWVWMPPWGPDKITDDGREQLRALGFNV, encoded by the coding sequence ATGAGCGAGAACGAGACGGCAACGGTGAAGCCCGCGTCCGAGGAGGAGATCCGGGAGGCGCTGTACGACGTGGTCGACCCCGAGCTGGGCATCGACGTCGTCAACCTGGGCCTGATCTACGGCATCCACGTGGACGACTCCAACGTCGCGACGCTGGACATGACGCTGACGTCGGCGGCCTGCCCGCTGACGGACGTGATCGAGGACCAGGCGAAGGCGGCGACGGACGGCATCGTCAACGAGTTGAAGATCAACTGGGTCTGGATGCCGCCGTGGGGCCCGGACAAGATCACGGACGATGGGCGTGAGCAGCTGCGCGCGCTCGGCTTCAACGTCTGA
- a CDS encoding DUF7847 domain-containing protein encodes MTQDSGRGAPSDEPGRAGTPPGTPPGMPPYLPPGPPPGPYGTPAPPGAGAPFGQLPHGGWGWGAPPPPKPGVIPLAPLGLGGILGGAFGTLGRSWKQLLGMSLLVFGFLGLLAGAAVYLGYDSLEKSLLELETRETLPDAETMTSFAFGFGVVWVGALLLVLLGTSLVQAACAAALRGAVLGRTVPFGTVWRESWSRVWAVVGANLLVAVMTVVPVFFLFAVGWVSAMVSLFSMLEEAPQLWSIPGWLAPVALLAALGAGLVGVWLWVRFSLAPAAVVFEGLGPIAALRRSARLVHGDWWRVFGITLLAAIMAGFAAWIVQMPFQLAGMIPTASLSAGSPQEPSLAPVLAAMVSSIAITTLGSVIAQTVTSVFAPLMNAVLYVDRRMRTENLAASLAEAAGVRPAPQPYPQTPPQPYAGPSHPA; translated from the coding sequence ATGACACAGGACAGCGGTCGGGGAGCCCCCTCCGACGAGCCCGGCAGAGCGGGCACGCCACCCGGCACGCCGCCCGGTATGCCGCCGTACCTCCCGCCGGGCCCGCCGCCCGGACCGTACGGGACGCCCGCGCCGCCCGGCGCCGGTGCCCCCTTCGGGCAGCTGCCCCACGGCGGCTGGGGCTGGGGAGCGCCGCCCCCGCCGAAGCCGGGCGTGATCCCGCTGGCTCCGCTGGGTCTCGGCGGCATCCTCGGCGGCGCGTTCGGGACCCTCGGCCGGTCCTGGAAGCAGCTGCTGGGGATGTCGCTGCTGGTCTTCGGCTTCCTCGGGCTGCTCGCCGGTGCGGCGGTGTACCTGGGCTACGACAGCCTGGAGAAGTCCCTGCTGGAGCTGGAGACGCGGGAGACGCTGCCGGACGCGGAGACGATGACGTCCTTCGCCTTCGGCTTCGGCGTGGTCTGGGTGGGCGCCCTGCTCCTGGTGCTGCTGGGCACGAGTCTCGTCCAGGCGGCGTGCGCGGCGGCCCTGCGCGGCGCGGTGCTGGGGCGGACCGTCCCGTTCGGCACCGTCTGGCGCGAGTCGTGGTCCCGGGTGTGGGCGGTGGTGGGCGCCAACCTCCTCGTGGCCGTGATGACCGTGGTGCCGGTGTTCTTCCTGTTCGCCGTGGGCTGGGTCAGCGCGATGGTCTCCCTCTTCTCCATGCTGGAGGAGGCGCCGCAGCTCTGGTCCATACCCGGCTGGCTGGCGCCCGTGGCGCTGCTGGCCGCCCTGGGCGCCGGCCTGGTGGGCGTCTGGCTGTGGGTCCGGTTCAGCCTCGCCCCCGCGGCGGTGGTCTTCGAGGGGCTGGGCCCTATCGCCGCCCTGCGCCGCTCCGCCCGGCTGGTGCACGGCGACTGGTGGCGGGTGTTCGGCATCACCCTGCTCGCCGCGATCATGGCCGGGTTCGCGGCCTGGATCGTGCAGATGCCCTTCCAGCTGGCCGGCATGATCCCGACCGCGTCCCTGTCCGCGGGGAGCCCGCAGGAGCCGTCCCTCGCGCCCGTGCTGGCCGCGATGGTCTCGTCGATAGCGATCACCACGCTCGGCAGCGTCATCGCGCAGACGGTGACCTCGGTGTTCGCTCCCCTGATGAACGCCGTCCTCTACGTGGACCGGCGCATGCGCACGGAGAACCTCGCCGCCTCGCTGGCCGAGGCCGCCGGGGTGCGGCCCGCCCCGCAGCCCTACCCGCAGACTCCCCCGCAGCCGTACGCGGGGCCGTCCCACCCCGCGTAA